In the genome of Flavobacterium panacagri, one region contains:
- a CDS encoding SixA phosphatase family protein encodes MKNLILIRHAKSSWEAPLKDFDRPLMKRGILDAHDVSLNISNYLPKTYIIWSSTAARASETALIFAQNLSYPLESIVFRDDLYTFDERQLEKVIKSCDNSLESVILFGHNEAITNFVNKFGDVFIENVPTSGFVSLQFDSDNWDTIDKGKTHKTIFPKDLK; translated from the coding sequence ATGAAAAATCTTATTTTAATACGTCATGCTAAATCAAGCTGGGAAGCACCCTTAAAAGATTTTGATCGTCCGTTAATGAAAAGGGGAATCTTAGATGCACATGATGTTTCACTAAATATCTCTAATTACCTTCCTAAAACTTATATAATTTGGAGTAGTACAGCAGCTAGAGCTTCAGAAACAGCTTTGATATTTGCGCAAAACCTTTCATATCCTTTAGAAAGTATTGTTTTTAGAGACGATTTGTACACTTTTGATGAAAGGCAGTTAGAAAAAGTTATCAAATCATGTGATAATAGTTTAGAAAGCGTTATTCTTTTCGGACATAACGAGGCTATTACAAATTTTGTTAATAAATTTGGGGATGTTTTTATCGAAAATGTTCCAACTTCAGGCTTTGTTTCATTGCAATTTGATTCCGATAACTGGGACACAATTGATAAAGGCAAAACACATAAAACTATTTTCCCCAAAGATTTAAAATAA
- a CDS encoding gliding motility-associated C-terminal domain-containing protein, whose translation MKKIYSQCFAVFYFLLILVIGSNKGNAQVIKPFKERTSSYSPTRTIYKIKGDFTMIGNTNLTLQDYAVNKNNGPNAMVYVDTDNDNQTHNSSAATLDLLNDSGAKLTNCYNIVYAGLYWTGRVSDANISPDSFLVTKNNVTKTLDKRKILFKGPTNSAYSEFTAAEIYFPTNADNNIYTAYAEVTDYVRTNGVGEYFAANIASTEGADGGDIGKFAGWGLVVVYENSNMKNRDITVFDGHAFVSNNIVANHTIPVSGFNSAMSGTVGVKLGVMAGEGDVGYEGDYFQIQKLNTSDYMFLSHSENSTNNFFNSTINTGGNNRNPSLVNNTGLDISMFYLPNENKDIIGNNQTSTTFKYGSTVDSYAIFSIVMAVDAYVPEIEGVLTATTINGNNAGSGPYTVLPGQELGYKVQIKNRGNEAIQNSKIVIPIPYNTTFVGGSLAKTVNFSPLPTPDALTYEPTIGANGSIVWDIGTLPLPANPDTVLGELTFTLKSTGNCALLKNSNCGNSIQVNGVLSGQGANSGVTVADKSLILGYTNSGSCTGTSITAPLQTTIDSANYTSVNCQATPPTITFTFCNGSSTIPVTDIMGSFPNGSTFYNAYPVVAGTTVQYTINTPFPATVGTSTYYAIPPGGASGGCYFEFTITIESITTMPTVSGPVDYCIGDTASPLTAVATKPEYTLYYYQTLNSTAQQSITPSTLTAGQFTYYVAEGKTNACIGPKKEIVVNVNTKPALIINNPLPICAPASTLDLTDASITAGSTSGLTYTYWTDAGATTPLTNFSAVIPGTYYIKGTNTSNCYEIKPVIVTKSTVTVTEVIASHVDVNCFNQSTGSITVNNASGGVAPYSYYWKKNGSIYTGTSQTLTNLGFGNYEVTATDANGCQGTLTIAILQPNSGLVLTDSSKTDVSCFGGNNGSATVTVSGGTPGYTYSWNTNPVQTTATASNLTSGNYTVTITDANGCSLSESFTIMDGDSIVPIINPLPAATTISCPAEPVFTQATASDNNGSISSLTYMDTTTPGNCAGSYTVTRTWTAKDACGNISLPVSQTINVQDNSAPTWTTLAGALDKTIKCSDTAALTNAQTLFPTASDTCDTDVANIVKVSGQFIASTGCSNTGTYTNTWTVTDDCGNVSDTFTQVITIQDTEAPIFSGNLPQNSTISCDAVPQPAEMTASDDCTVDLPIVFSEIKSDIQNGCTSNYTLTRTWKTSDCAGNTVSYTQVITVRDTTPPTGTAPANVINLASADLIPAGSPADIKDAADNCSPKVNITVTDTNSGCDGNVSILTRTYTLTDCAGNKTELVQTFSVNCKVKKAIIANDDTAGPIAGINHTTTNVLNIFSNDTLDGVKISPSDVILTTVTPNDYLHLNPDGSVDVLPNAPIGTLTLVYQICEAAQTDNCDTATVTITIEAPKMTVAATAVCVNDVPYIDYVVTPLNFTPVNAVTISWADNSNTIITTMADLPLSGRVLWPGAVVDSNGKGIDWPGWIFENNKWIQGPDGFEKLRPTVNLVISLNPTETITVNYPPADPYCTARPTFTIIANDDSPAAISVPATATNIINVFTNDTLNNTAVNPADVTLTTVTPDPKGILTLNTDGSVTVAANTPVGTYTLTYQICEKADAGNCDTAIVIVIIQDAPAPPTPVIANDDNYNNIGCNTFGVVGNVLSNDVKGAVPATLQLIDFTLITQNNDKTNPNITIDNAGNVNVSSLTPAGTYIYSYRICDKLSSQNCDTATVTIVVVPNGVTQISSTACTDDSSLINLTTLLPEGSPITGTWVDKNNTNALQGSVLNPFGLALGNYAFEYLIADEKCPRSIVLNMEVNDDCKVLACGDVLPRNAFSPNGDGMNDTFKIDNIDDVTCYPGNTVEIYNRWGILVFETVNYNNTSNAFDGTSRGRTTIKQSDGLPTGTYFYIINYKSLDGSNTIQENKLDGYLYLSR comes from the coding sequence ATGAAAAAAATCTACTCTCAATGTTTTGCGGTTTTTTATTTTCTTTTAATACTAGTAATTGGTAGTAATAAAGGAAATGCACAAGTAATAAAACCGTTTAAAGAAAGAACTTCTTCTTATTCTCCAACTAGAACTATTTATAAAATTAAAGGGGATTTTACGATGATTGGAAATACCAATCTAACTTTACAAGATTACGCTGTAAATAAAAATAATGGGCCAAATGCTATGGTTTATGTAGACACAGATAATGATAATCAGACCCATAACTCTTCTGCAGCAACTCTAGATTTACTAAATGACAGCGGAGCAAAATTAACGAACTGCTATAACATCGTTTATGCAGGATTATACTGGACTGGACGAGTTTCTGATGCTAATATAAGCCCAGATTCTTTTCTTGTGACAAAAAATAATGTAACCAAAACTTTAGACAAAAGAAAAATTCTATTCAAAGGTCCTACCAATTCTGCTTATAGCGAATTTACAGCTGCTGAGATTTATTTTCCCACAAATGCAGATAATAACATATACACCGCTTATGCTGAAGTTACAGATTATGTAAGAACAAATGGAGTTGGTGAATATTTTGCTGCCAATATTGCTTCAACTGAAGGAGCAGATGGAGGTGATATCGGAAAATTTGCTGGATGGGGCTTGGTAGTTGTTTATGAAAACTCTAATATGAAAAACAGAGATATTACTGTTTTTGACGGACATGCCTTTGTGAGCAATAATATTGTTGCCAATCATACTATTCCTGTTTCAGGATTTAATTCTGCCATGTCTGGAACTGTTGGTGTTAAACTTGGCGTTATGGCTGGCGAAGGTGATGTAGGTTATGAAGGTGATTATTTTCAAATTCAAAAATTAAACACAAGTGATTACATGTTTTTAAGCCATTCTGAAAATTCTACCAATAATTTTTTTAATTCTACCATTAACACTGGAGGAAATAACCGAAATCCGAGTTTGGTCAATAATACGGGACTTGATATTAGCATGTTTTATCTGCCAAATGAAAATAAAGATATCATTGGAAATAATCAGACTTCTACCACTTTTAAATACGGATCTACAGTTGACAGTTATGCCATCTTTTCTATTGTAATGGCTGTTGACGCTTATGTTCCAGAAATTGAAGGCGTTCTTACGGCCACAACTATTAATGGAAATAATGCTGGATCTGGCCCATATACTGTTTTACCGGGACAAGAACTTGGTTATAAAGTGCAAATAAAAAACAGAGGGAATGAAGCTATACAAAACAGTAAAATTGTCATTCCAATTCCGTACAACACAACATTTGTTGGCGGAAGTCTAGCAAAAACCGTAAACTTTTCTCCTCTTCCTACTCCAGATGCATTGACCTATGAACCAACAATTGGTGCAAACGGTTCGATAGTTTGGGATATTGGTACATTACCACTTCCAGCTAATCCAGATACTGTTTTAGGTGAATTGACATTTACATTAAAATCTACAGGAAACTGTGCTTTGCTTAAAAATTCAAACTGTGGCAATAGTATCCAGGTAAATGGTGTGCTAAGCGGTCAAGGAGCAAATTCTGGAGTGACTGTAGCCGACAAATCTTTAATTTTAGGTTATACTAATTCCGGAAGCTGTACAGGAACTTCTATTACTGCACCGCTTCAAACTACTATTGACTCTGCAAATTATACGAGTGTAAATTGTCAGGCTACTCCGCCCACTATTACATTTACATTCTGTAATGGGTCATCTACAATTCCTGTTACTGACATAATGGGATCATTTCCTAATGGATCAACATTTTATAATGCTTATCCTGTTGTTGCAGGCACAACAGTTCAATACACAATTAATACCCCATTTCCAGCGACAGTTGGAACATCAACTTATTATGCAATTCCTCCTGGTGGCGCAAGTGGTGGCTGTTATTTTGAATTCACAATTACGATTGAAAGTATTACCACAATGCCAACAGTTTCAGGCCCTGTAGATTATTGTATTGGTGACACCGCATCTCCTTTAACCGCGGTCGCAACTAAGCCAGAATATACATTGTATTATTATCAAACCCTTAATTCGACTGCGCAGCAATCTATAACTCCTTCGACTTTAACCGCTGGACAATTTACCTATTATGTTGCCGAAGGAAAAACTAATGCCTGTATTGGGCCTAAAAAAGAAATTGTAGTTAATGTAAATACTAAACCAGCTTTAATAATAAACAACCCACTTCCTATTTGCGCTCCAGCTTCTACATTAGATCTTACCGATGCAAGCATTACCGCAGGAAGCACATCGGGATTAACTTATACCTATTGGACAGATGCTGGTGCAACAACTCCGCTTACTAATTTTAGTGCAGTAATTCCAGGAACTTATTACATTAAGGGAACCAATACCTCTAATTGTTATGAAATCAAACCTGTTATTGTAACCAAAAGCACAGTCACAGTTACAGAAGTAATAGCATCGCACGTAGATGTAAATTGTTTCAATCAATCTACAGGATCTATTACAGTAAATAATGCTTCTGGAGGAGTTGCTCCTTACAGCTATTATTGGAAAAAGAACGGTTCCATTTATACTGGAACTTCCCAAACCTTAACCAATTTAGGATTTGGAAACTACGAAGTTACGGCCACAGATGCAAATGGCTGTCAAGGAACATTGACCATTGCTATTTTACAGCCGAATTCGGGATTAGTCCTTACAGATTCTTCCAAAACTGATGTTTCCTGTTTTGGAGGGAATAATGGTTCTGCAACTGTTACGGTTTCTGGAGGAACACCTGGATATACTTACAGCTGGAATACAAATCCTGTTCAAACAACGGCAACAGCGAGCAATCTTACTTCTGGCAATTATACTGTTACAATTACCGATGCAAATGGATGCAGCCTATCAGAATCATTTACTATTATGGATGGTGATTCTATTGTTCCGATAATTAATCCATTACCAGCAGCAACAACGATCAGTTGTCCAGCGGAACCAGTTTTTACACAGGCTACTGCTAGTGATAACAATGGAAGTATTTCTTCTTTAACTTATATGGACACCACAACACCTGGAAATTGCGCTGGATCCTATACCGTTACTAGAACTTGGACTGCAAAAGATGCTTGTGGCAATATTTCACTTCCCGTTAGCCAGACTATTAATGTACAAGATAATTCTGCACCAACTTGGACAACTTTAGCAGGAGCTTTAGACAAAACAATAAAATGCAGTGATACAGCAGCTTTAACAAATGCGCAAACTTTATTTCCAACTGCTTCTGATACTTGCGATACAGATGTTGCTAATATTGTAAAAGTAAGCGGTCAATTTATTGCTTCTACTGGATGCAGTAATACCGGAACTTATACAAATACTTGGACTGTAACAGATGACTGCGGCAATGTTTCGGATACCTTCACTCAAGTGATCACAATTCAAGATACTGAAGCACCAATCTTTAGCGGAAATCTTCCGCAAAATAGTACTATATCATGCGACGCAGTTCCTCAACCAGCAGAAATGACCGCTTCAGATGATTGTACTGTAGATTTACCAATTGTTTTCTCAGAAATAAAATCGGATATTCAAAATGGATGTACTTCTAACTATACCTTAACTCGTACTTGGAAAACTAGTGACTGTGCTGGAAATACCGTTTCGTATACTCAAGTTATTACGGTAAGAGATACAACTCCGCCAACAGGAACTGCTCCTGCCAATGTTATAAACTTAGCCAGTGCTGATTTAATTCCAGCTGGCAGCCCAGCAGATATTAAAGATGCGGCAGATAATTGCAGTCCAAAAGTAAACATAACAGTAACTGATACTAATAGCGGATGTGACGGAAATGTTTCTATTTTAACTAGAACTTACACGTTAACTGATTGTGCTGGAAATAAAACGGAATTGGTTCAAACTTTTAGTGTAAACTGTAAAGTAAAAAAAGCAATTATAGCAAATGATGACACTGCCGGTCCTATTGCTGGTATTAATCACACGACAACAAATGTTTTAAATATATTTTCAAATGATACTCTTGATGGGGTTAAAATAAGTCCTTCAGATGTGATTTTGACAACGGTTACCCCAAATGATTATTTGCATTTAAATCCTGACGGTTCTGTAGATGTATTGCCTAATGCTCCTATAGGAACATTAACTCTGGTATATCAAATTTGTGAAGCAGCTCAAACAGATAACTGCGATACTGCAACGGTTACCATAACAATCGAAGCACCAAAAATGACTGTTGCAGCAACAGCTGTATGTGTTAATGATGTTCCTTACATTGATTATGTGGTTACTCCGTTAAATTTTACTCCAGTAAATGCCGTTACAATCTCGTGGGCAGATAACAGCAATACTATTATTACAACGATGGCTGACTTACCTCTAAGTGGTCGCGTATTATGGCCGGGTGCAGTTGTCGATTCGAATGGAAAAGGAATTGACTGGCCAGGATGGATTTTTGAAAATAATAAATGGATTCAAGGCCCAGATGGGTTCGAAAAATTACGTCCGACAGTTAATTTGGTAATCTCTTTAAATCCAACCGAAACGATTACTGTGAACTATCCGCCGGCAGATCCTTATTGTACTGCAAGACCAACTTTTACCATTATCGCAAATGATGATAGTCCTGCTGCGATTTCGGTACCTGCAACAGCAACAAATATTATAAATGTTTTCACTAATGACACACTGAATAATACAGCCGTTAATCCTGCCGATGTAACATTAACAACGGTAACACCAGATCCAAAAGGAATATTAACTCTAAATACTGACGGATCGGTAACTGTTGCTGCTAATACTCCCGTAGGTACTTACACTTTAACCTATCAAATCTGCGAAAAAGCAGATGCTGGAAATTGTGACACAGCAATTGTAATTGTTATTATTCAAGATGCTCCTGCTCCACCAACTCCTGTTATCGCAAATGATGACAATTATAACAATATCGGATGTAATACTTTTGGAGTTGTGGGCAATGTATTAAGTAATGATGTAAAAGGAGCTGTTCCTGCTACTCTTCAATTAATTGACTTTACTCTTATCACTCAAAACAATGATAAAACAAATCCGAATATTACTATTGATAATGCAGGAAATGTAAATGTATCAAGCTTAACGCCAGCGGGAACATATATTTACAGTTATAGAATCTGCGATAAATTAAGTTCTCAAAACTGTGATACAGCGACTGTAACCATTGTTGTAGTTCCAAATGGAGTAACACAAATTAGTAGTACTGCTTGTACAGACGATTCATCATTGATTAATCTGACTACTTTGCTTCCAGAAGGAAGTCCAATTACTGGAACTTGGGTCGACAAAAATAATACTAATGCTCTTCAGGGAAGTGTGCTAAATCCTTTTGGTCTCGCACTCGGAAATTATGCTTTTGAATACCTAATAGCGGATGAAAAATGTCCAAGAAGTATAGTCTTAAATATGGAAGTTAATGATGATTGTAAAGTCTTGGCTTGTGGAGATGTTTTACCACGTAACGCATTTTCTCCTAACGGCGACGGAATGAATGATACCTTTAAAATTGACAACATCGATGACGTAACCTGCTATCCGGGTAATACTGTAGAAATATACAATCGCTGGGGAATCTTAGTTTTTGAAACCGTAAATTATAACAATACATCAAATGCTTTTGATGGTACTTCGAGAGGAAGAACAACTATCAAACAGTCTGACGGACTTCCTACTGGTACTTATTTTTATATCATTAATTATAAGTCTTTAGATGGAAGCAATACCATTCAGGAAAATAAACTTGACGGATATTTATACCTGTCAAGATAA
- a CDS encoding PorP/SprF family type IX secretion system membrane protein, translating into MRTKLFFFVILLVTYVGHAQQDAQFTQYMYNTININPAYAGSRGALSVFALHRDQWVGLDGAPKTNTISINTPINNSNIGLGVSLVNDKIGPTNENQFSVDLSYSVPTSETWKLSFGIKGTADIFNLDIDKLNPEMAGDPQFQNLNNDFSPNIGAGVYWHSNKAYIGLSVPNFIQTNRYDDNDVAIYKDKINYYLIAGYVFDFSQEIKFKPAVLTKMVEGAPLQVDVSANFMFFEKLTLGVAYRWDAAVSAMAGFQITDGLYIGYGYDNETTNLKNYNSGSHEIFLRFELFKNNGKMTTPRFF; encoded by the coding sequence ATGAGAACAAAATTATTTTTCTTCGTCATTCTATTAGTTACATACGTTGGTCACGCACAGCAAGATGCACAGTTTACACAATACATGTACAATACAATTAATATAAATCCGGCTTATGCTGGTTCACGAGGTGCATTAAGTGTTTTTGCTTTACATCGAGATCAATGGGTTGGATTAGATGGAGCGCCAAAAACCAATACCATTTCGATCAACACACCAATTAATAATAGCAATATAGGCCTTGGAGTTTCATTAGTTAATGACAAAATTGGACCAACAAATGAAAATCAGTTTTCAGTAGATCTTTCCTATAGTGTTCCTACTTCAGAAACATGGAAACTTTCTTTTGGTATAAAAGGTACTGCCGATATTTTCAATCTTGATATTGACAAATTAAATCCTGAAATGGCTGGAGATCCTCAGTTTCAGAACTTAAATAATGATTTTTCGCCAAATATAGGAGCAGGAGTTTACTGGCATTCTAACAAAGCTTACATCGGTTTATCTGTTCCCAATTTTATCCAGACCAATCGCTATGATGATAATGATGTAGCAATTTACAAAGACAAAATAAACTATTATTTAATAGCAGGTTATGTATTTGATTTTTCTCAGGAAATAAAATTTAAACCAGCAGTTCTTACCAAAATGGTTGAAGGGGCTCCACTTCAGGTAGATGTTTCCGCAAACTTCATGTTTTTTGAAAAGCTTACTCTTGGTGTTGCTTACAGATGGGATGCCGCTGTGAGTGCAATGGCAGGTTTTCAAATTACTGACGGGCTTTATATTGGTTATGGTTACGATAATGAAACGACCAATTTGAAGAACTATAATTCAGGCTCTCATGAAATTTTCCTTCGCTTTGAATTATTTAAAAACAATGGTAAAATGACAACTCCACGTTTCTTCTAA
- a CDS encoding OmpA family protein yields the protein MKNYTLLFLTIISSFSFSTYAQQAKINSGDKKYDNYAYVDAIKTYEKVANKGYKSEDMFKKLGNAYYFNSNFEGAAKWYGELFAMNTTVEPEYYYRYAQSLKSSGDISKSNKMFDEFKAKSKNDSRAKFYSEDVNYLDQIKANSGRYKVEDAGINSKYSDYGSYVYNNKIYFASARDTGNFSQRKHKWTGEYFTNIYNADLNPETGSAGKVNKFKSAINTKFHESSPVFTKDGKTVYFTRNNYIDGKKGKDDHRVTLIKIYKATLDEKNKWNNITELPFNSDNYSVGHPALSPDEKTLYFSSDMPGSIGQSDLYKVSINPNGGYGTPENLGHEINTEGKETYPFVTNENEIYFSSDGHPGLGGLDVFVANIEDNGTIDNVQNVGADINSPKDDFAYIIDTATRRGFYSSNKDGGQGSDDIYRFLETRKLKCIQELEGIITDLDTGTILPGAKVTLFDNQMNIKNSTVSDNYGKYTFPVDCGKAYLVRAEKPEYTTKELSITISKTTGKTTLPIALEKSTCKVTVGDDLGKCFGIKMIYFDLDKSNIRTEAALDLEKILVVLNEYPTMKLDIRSHTDSRATHKYNEALSDRRAKSTIKWLIKNGIAANRLTGKGYGETQLVNKCLDGVKCTEEEHQANRRSEFIITAL from the coding sequence ATGAAAAACTATACATTACTTTTCCTAACCATTATAAGTTCTTTTTCTTTTAGTACTTATGCACAGCAGGCAAAAATAAATTCTGGTGACAAAAAATATGATAATTATGCTTATGTTGATGCCATTAAAACCTACGAAAAAGTAGCTAATAAAGGTTACAAATCAGAAGACATGTTTAAAAAATTAGGTAATGCCTATTACTTTAATTCCAATTTTGAAGGTGCGGCAAAATGGTATGGAGAATTATTTGCTATGAATACAACTGTCGAACCAGAATACTATTATAGATATGCTCAATCTCTAAAATCGTCAGGAGACATAAGTAAATCTAATAAAATGTTTGATGAATTTAAGGCTAAATCAAAAAACGATTCTAGAGCAAAATTTTATTCGGAAGATGTAAATTATCTAGACCAAATTAAGGCTAATTCGGGAAGATATAAAGTTGAAGATGCAGGAATCAACAGTAAATATTCAGACTACGGATCTTATGTCTACAATAATAAAATTTACTTTGCATCAGCTAGAGATACAGGGAACTTTTCGCAACGCAAACACAAATGGACTGGCGAGTATTTCACCAATATTTATAATGCAGATTTAAATCCGGAAACAGGAAGCGCTGGAAAAGTAAATAAGTTCAAATCGGCTATTAATACCAAGTTCCACGAATCCTCTCCTGTTTTTACTAAAGATGGAAAAACAGTTTACTTTACCCGAAACAATTATATTGATGGAAAAAAAGGAAAAGACGATCATAGAGTTACTTTAATCAAAATTTACAAGGCCACTTTAGATGAAAAAAACAAATGGAACAACATTACAGAACTTCCTTTTAACAGTGATAACTACAGTGTTGGTCATCCTGCCTTAAGCCCAGATGAAAAAACATTATATTTTTCTTCTGATATGCCAGGTTCAATTGGACAGTCAGATTTGTACAAAGTTTCTATCAATCCGAATGGAGGATATGGTACTCCAGAAAATTTAGGACATGAAATTAATACCGAAGGGAAAGAAACCTATCCGTTTGTAACCAATGAAAATGAAATTTATTTTTCTTCTGATGGTCATCCCGGATTAGGAGGTTTGGATGTTTTTGTTGCCAATATCGAAGATAACGGCACAATCGACAATGTTCAAAATGTTGGAGCCGACATTAATTCGCCTAAAGATGATTTTGCTTACATTATTGATACCGCTACAAGAAGAGGCTTTTACAGTTCCAATAAAGATGGAGGACAAGGCTCGGATGATATCTACAGATTTCTAGAAACTAGAAAATTAAAATGTATTCAAGAACTTGAAGGCATAATAACCGATCTTGATACAGGAACAATTCTGCCAGGAGCGAAAGTGACTTTATTTGACAATCAAATGAATATTAAAAATTCGACCGTTTCTGATAATTACGGCAAATATACTTTTCCTGTAGATTGCGGTAAAGCTTATTTAGTAAGAGCAGAAAAACCAGAATACACCACTAAAGAACTAAGCATAACGATCTCAAAAACAACTGGAAAAACAACTTTACCAATTGCATTAGAAAAATCGACTTGCAAGGTTACTGTCGGAGATGATTTAGGTAAGTGTTTCGGAATTAAAATGATTTACTTTGATTTAGATAAATCTAATATAAGAACAGAAGCGGCTTTAGATTTAGAAAAAATATTAGTGGTCTTAAATGAGTATCCAACTATGAAACTAGATATTCGTTCACATACTGACAGCAGGGCTACTCATAAATACAATGAAGCTTTATCTGACCGCAGAGCAAAATCAACCATTAAATGGCTAATTAAAAATGGAATAGCGGCTAATAGATTAACTGGAAAAGGTTACGGCGAAACTCAATTAGTCAATAAATGTTTAGATGGCGTTAAATGTACAGAAGAAGAACATCAAGCCAATAGAAGAAGCGAATTCATCATTACGGCATTATAA
- a CDS encoding CAP domain-containing protein, whose product MLFIAILVAMNACSADTAEGSVDNTPVTTLVTNYTYNDTEVQTMKLINDYRASVGLNALQRINHISFKCEEHNLYMIENNVVDHNDFVARSQNITNVLGAKKVGENVAYNYKTPEAALRAWLESPGHKENIEGDYTHFGLSVTTDATGKKYYTNIFVKI is encoded by the coding sequence ATGTTGTTCATTGCGATTTTAGTCGCAATGAACGCATGTTCTGCCGATACTGCCGAAGGAAGCGTGGATAATACTCCTGTCACAACGCTCGTTACCAATTACACTTACAACGATACGGAAGTTCAAACAATGAAACTTATAAACGACTATCGCGCTAGTGTGGGGTTAAATGCATTACAAAGAATTAATCATATTTCCTTTAAATGCGAAGAGCATAATCTTTATATGATTGAAAATAATGTTGTCGATCATAATGATTTTGTTGCAAGATCTCAAAATATTACAAATGTTTTAGGAGCTAAAAAAGTTGGTGAGAACGTTGCCTACAACTATAAAACTCCTGAAGCGGCTTTGAGAGCCTGGCTGGAGAGTCCAGGCCACAAAGAGAATATCGAAGGCGATTATACTCACTTCGGACTGTCTGTAACAACAGACGCTACAGGCAAAAAATATTATACAAACATTTTTGTTAAGATTTAA
- the pdxH gene encoding pyridoxamine 5'-phosphate oxidase — MSDLSNYRKSYEKSELLETNIPEDPINLFNRWFHEVEDFGGSGEVNAMTVSTIGLDGFPKSRVVLLKKFSEEGFVFYTNYSSEKGKAIEANPNVCLSFFWQEMERQVIIKGIAQKTSEIISDNYFDSRPEGSKLGAVVSHQSEVIPSRDFLEINLKKLETEFEGKSIPRPENWGGYIVTPLQVEFWQGRANRLHDRIRYTSQSDFSWKIERLSS, encoded by the coding sequence ATGAGTGATTTAAGTAATTATAGAAAATCTTACGAGAAAAGTGAATTACTGGAAACGAATATTCCAGAAGATCCTATTAACCTTTTTAACAGATGGTTTCATGAAGTAGAAGATTTCGGCGGAAGCGGAGAAGTAAATGCGATGACTGTTTCAACTATTGGTTTGGATGGTTTTCCTAAATCTCGTGTTGTCTTATTGAAGAAATTCTCAGAAGAGGGTTTTGTATTTTACACTAATTATAGTTCTGAAAAAGGAAAAGCTATAGAAGCGAATCCGAATGTATGTCTGTCTTTTTTCTGGCAGGAAATGGAACGTCAGGTAATTATTAAAGGAATTGCACAGAAAACTTCGGAAATTATTTCAGATAATTATTTTGATTCTCGTCCAGAAGGAAGTAAACTCGGAGCTGTAGTTTCGCATCAAAGTGAAGTAATTCCTTCACGAGATTTTTTAGAAATAAATTTGAAAAAATTAGAAACCGAATTTGAAGGAAAATCAATTCCCAGACCTGAAAATTGGGGAGGATATATTGTCACTCCGTTACAAGTAGAATTCTGGCAGGGAAGAGCAAATAGATTACATGATAGAATACGTTATACTAGTCAATCTGATTTTTCATGGAAAATTGAGCGACTTTCTTCTTGA